AGGGGGGAAAGTGGGGTTTGAAGAcatgaaatgaagaagaaaataagtagAAAATGAGTTGTGTGAATAATCTCTGGTCCTTCCCACCAAACTTTACCTGTGggaaacacaaaaattaattattccatGTCTCAACATTTCAAACTCAAGGAACCAAATGCCcacaaaaaaaagatgaaaacatCTTAAACATAAAAGACAAAAGGTAAAAGACAAAGTGTGTATGCTGCAGATTGAGTATGGAATTAGCAACAAtcatatctctctctctctctctctctctatatatatatatatatatatatatatttgtgtcTAATTATGGTGTGGTGGTCACTCTTGAGCTAAGAACCAAACCACTTCATCAATTCTATCACCAATTGTACTAACCATGTTGCTCTTCAGTGTTTCCCAAGCAAATCAAATCATATcaccatttcaagaaaaaaatcatacatACACATGAGAGGAAAGGGAAGTAAAGATATTAGTAGGGTTTGTTTGAACATTGTTTCGAGAACGTCCCATGTCGAGGATTCGAATTAGGTTTGTCTCCGACACTTTTCTGTTGCACGTCGTGTTACATATTTATCTTAAGACTATTTTCACAAGCTAACCCGAGTCATTTTAGGATATTTTGTCCTAGCTCATATGAGTCCTAGAAAAAAGTTCTAGAGATCATTCAATATAGAATTACTCCAAACAAAACATACTTAACTGTGATGTTTCTATGATTAAGCCACTAAAAAGGAAGGTGTATATAGTTAGTCTAGGTAAcaactttcaattctcttgatgtgagatccacatcagttggagaggggaacaaaacaatccttataagagtgttaaaatctctttctaataaacacgttttaacattgtgagactgacaacgatacgtaacaggccaaatcagacaatatttacaagcggtgggcttgagttgttacaaatggtatcagagttagataCCAGGCAGTGTGTCAGTGAAGACGGGGACCCCCtaggaggtagattgtgagatccaataTCGATGGGAGACAGTAACGAAttattccttacaagggtatgaaaacctctctgtaatagacaagttttaaaaccttgaaacTGACGACGATTCGTAACagaccaaagaagacaatatttactcgTGGTGGGCTCAAACGATTACATTTAAACTACTTTTTAGGGGTAAGTTGTATTAGTAAATGGAGAAGGAAGATTATATTACTAgaatggaaaataataatgaatgatAGGAAGAATTTGGTGATAGAAATAGATTATTTTGGGAAAGTTGGTATCTTTAAAAGCTAAATGTGGATGTGAGAAAGACACACCACCTTGATTATTATCAAAGATAAGAATTAGATTCCGTAGACCGACCAAACATTGTAATATACAATAATCTTACTTTGaatctaatttataatataatcttttcatatatatataagaatattTACTCATAAAGTTGGATCCAATAATATATTCCTTTAGGTTTACCCAAATTATGAGTCCACTTATTAGAAGAAtcacctttttctttctcctctttacTTCCTATCCCTTTCTTGATTAACTCAATAAATCTTAATCATATATATCCACATGTTTACTTATTCTAACCTTATTTCATGTCATGTTTTTTCGTACATACGGATAAAACTTAAATCGTGAAACTTTTATTTACGGGTTGTCTATCGGTAAGCTCTAACCAATTCTTGCTACGACTATGCATATGTATTTAGGTCACCGACTTTTCAGGTTTAGTAACTGGGTTGTGTATCTCTAGGCATGCTTCTGTAGGGTAATGTGCCATCTAATTTTCTATCTCTGTTTTGATCCAATTGGGATCTTTACTGAGTTGTTCACCCTCTTCTCGTAGTCTCTCGAGTACTGACCCTATTTGGGCACCTATTGTCTCATGATGTCTTATACTTGGCTTCTTTGGAGCATGTTTACACTTATCTAGATTATCTACGAGGTCTTATGATAATTTAAGTTAGCCATAATGAATTACTATTGCTCGTGTCACACACCCAAATGTCATATAGTTGTGAAGGCGCAATCTCtcactattttaaaactaCTGAGTTGCTGGTCAACTACAAATGATTTGTTGGCGATGCCCTAAAGGGCTACATAATGTTATCATAATCTTCGAGGAGCACCCCTCATGCCTTCCAAGCTACTATATTTATGTGAACCCTTATTCTTGCGGGAAAGTTCATGACCAACAAATAGTTGGAGATTTTTTGGTAGTCCCCATGAGTTCTATTTGTCACACATGTTATGCGTAAGACGTGATCCTAGCTAATCCAACTCCTGATAATCTAATACGAATGACCGTGGACCCCATTATTGTGACAGGTTTACTAATAGGAGTTACTGACTCGACTACTAATCTCCACAATGTCATTGCAAGAGGCAACGTCGTAACTAATATGACTATACCGATCACAAGTCATGAGACAAGGTTTCACGCATGGAAAAACCTTAGTCCTCTACTATTTTAAGTCTCTAAGCTTTAACGTCGTAACTAGCCCTTAAGCTAGGGGTTATGGGCCTACTAAAAAATCCCTTGTGTCCGTACTAAACTTATCGGTCACAAAACATCCCTACTGGCTGAGTTCCACTTGGAATTTGAAGGAACATTTTCAGGCAAACTCTCTTAATAATAGATCTTGAAACTAGGAACAAAACTGAATCTTACCGCCTAGCATGCATCTAAGTACCTATCTCGGTTTACTGAGCTTTGAATTTTAGAGAAGTTGGCTTGTCCTAACCAACTAGACTTAGAAGGTCGGGGAAGACTTAGTACTTGCATACTTAGCCTAAAGGGCTACTTACCATGTTCGAGGAATTTAGAGgcctgattttctttttgaactttgaatTCTTCTCCAGAATCAAATTAGGGATCGAATACCTTTATGCTAATaccttattttcaaataaaatataatcgaattattaatttatttatataaatagtagttattatattattgacctaatatataaatttgaaactaatatatctatatatatatatccatatATATCCATAGGAGGGTCAATAGAGGGCTTCTCGATGACCAAGTCAACACTGACAGCACAACATTTCTATTTGGAAATCTAGTGAGAAATTTTGGCAGCTCCTTAGTTTGCTCTGACCAGGCTTCGATCAAGCCTAAATCAAGTTTACTTTAAGTCATTAGTGTTAATTCATACTTATTAATACTCACACCTCCATTTCTAGGTGTCTCGACCCGAATCGAATACTATCACAAAACACCTTTAAAGATGTAGATTGCATCCCACCATATTACCAAGGCTAAAGTCCTTAATTGTGCATCTTCACCCAATTGTGCATCTCTATGGATTGTGCCACCACCTCAACCGTCACGACATCGTTTCCACCACCCATCGTTCTCAAATATTCATTGATCGTTCTCCCCATCTCCCATATCTCTCTTGCACCTCACGTCAACGATCTCTTCCACCCTCGACTCCAGTATCATCGCGTAGATCAGTGTctgtatttctctctccatctcTCTTTTTGATTATGCTCGACCTACCTTCTTCattctcaatttcattctaCGAGTACCCTTTGGTTttggaataagaaaaaatgaacattAATTAAGAATGATAGATTATTAGAGGTAGAACACATGAAAGTAcactaaaagtttaataaGGGTAAGTGAATGGGAGAAGGTTTTGTTTtatccaaaaggaaaagaaaagggtcaaagaagagagagaggtcTGAAACACATCTTGGAATGTGTGAAGGGGTCTGATAACATTACATGAAATGTCATCCATACCATTTATTCCTGTGGCCCATACACTCTCTCTTAATCAATAACCATACaccatttctctctttcttctctctacaaCCAAACTCACAACACCAACATTTAATCTTCTTTATGCTTATGGACTcatcaaaaacaacaaaataaaagtagaagacattaagaaaaaaacaaattttgcAAAGAATAAAGACATAAAAACAAACCCTTTCAAATGGGGTGCCCATCTTAAACACGGAAGCTCGAATATATAAAAGCTAACACATcgataataaaagaataaagctAATTTCATCActaaaaggtctcgtaccaatagagatagtattcgtCATTTAGAGCTCAAAGTCTCCTTTCATGTGATACTATGGTAAAATGCCAATAAACCCACCTCATCGGTTAACTTTTAACCTAGGTCGAGGGAAGAGCGGTAACTCGGGTCGAGTTtaggattttaattttgaaattcaaacaaaagGGCATTAAATGAATTGCAGTGGTGGAAGACATGTATGTCTGAGTTTTCCTTCAAAGTAACATTTACAATAAACACACAACATCTTGTTTCTCTGACAAACGTTGGCCTCTCCGAGTAGCGTAAACTTGATGTCTGGTTTTGCAAGCCAAGCAAGACCTAACCAATAACCATAACCCACTTtttgtctctcttttttttttttttttttttttttttttttttttNAAAAAAAAAACCACTGtgtcttttgttgtgttctCCAGTTTTGTCGGTTaaaagaacttttttttttaattataaaactcTTTACTTATTATTTAGTGTCTTCACCCTAactccctcctcctcctccaaaTATGCAATGCAATAACTCTCTTCTACCATTTTTCTTCCCAAAcccttttcttatttcttcttcctcaattcAAAGCATCTCCCTTTAATCCACTTATACCCCAAACATACcctatttttctctctttttcttcatcttcttaaCAATAATGGAGCTCACTACTCAAGATCATCCCATTCCCATCCCCATCCCTTTAAATAGTCGCTACGGTGGCCACGACCTCGACCACGACCATGTCATCCATCACCATGACCCGTCCGCCGCTTGCAACCATATCATCGCGGCCGCAGTCAATGGCGGTAGCCCACTTCCATCTTCTCAGATGGAAGTCGAGCTTCACCATAAtcataacaacaacaacaataacaacaacacGAACACGAAGAAGCAGGTAAAATATAAAGAGTGTCTCAAAAACCATGCGGCCTCCATGGGAGGTAATGCCACAGATGGGTGTGGCGAGTTCATGCCGAGTGGAGAAGAAGGATCCATTGAAGCACTCACGTGTTCGGCTTGCAATTGTCATAGAAACTTCCATCGAAAAGAGATCGAGGGAGAACCCTATGATTGGCTCCACCACCCTCGACTCGGGAGGAAGCTCCTCGTCGGAGGGAAGAACATGATCGCCCCACCAGAGGCAGCTGCATTTGCGTATCCATCCGTGGCGGGGCCGGCGTTCATATCGTCTAGAGCACAACCCCACCACATGATAATGTCGTACAACATGCTCGGCGGGGGAGGTGGGCAGTCAGAGTCGGAGGAGCACGAGGAGGCGAGGGCGTACTCGGGGCCAATGATGAACAAGAAGCGATTCCGAACGAAGTTCACGGCGGAGCAAAAGGAGAAGATGCTGAGGTTTGCTGAGAAAGTTGGATGGAAGATTCAGAAACAAGAGGAGAGTGTGGTGCAGCAATTCTGTGAAGAGATTGGAGTGAAGAGGAGAGTTCTTAAGGTTTGGATGCATAACAATAAGCACAATCTTGGGAAGAAGGATACCATTTCTCCTCCCCATTCTCCTACTCCCTTAActtaaaatttcttcatttctttttcttttgattttaacTCAGattgaattatataattattactattaattGTTGCTCTTATTATTGGCTAATGATGATTATCATCAAAGTGTTGGTGTTGAGATGTTTAAATCTGAGTTATTACACTGAATCCCACGCACTATATTGGTTTTTATTCATTGATTGGTTGATTAATTGGTTTATTTATGTGTCTGCCACCTTAACAATCACGAAGAACATCAAGATCCCAACTTGATTCAGTAAATAagtcatttattattatgttttgaaaTGATTATATTAAACTA
This genomic window from Cucurbita pepo subsp. pepo cultivar mu-cu-16 chromosome LG01, ASM280686v2, whole genome shotgun sequence contains:
- the LOC111793064 gene encoding zinc-finger homeodomain protein 4-like; protein product: MELTTQDHPIPIPIPLNSRYGGHDLDHDHVIHHHDPSAACNHIIAAAVNGGSPLPSSQMEVELHHNHNNNNNNNNTNTKKQVKYKECLKNHAASMGGNATDGCGEFMPSGEEGSIEALTCSACNCHRNFHRKEIEGEPYDWLHHPRLGRKLLVGGKNMIAPPEAAAFAYPSVAGPAFISSRAQPHHMIMSYNMLGGGGGQSESEEHEEARAYSGPMMNKKRFRTKFTAEQKEKMLRFAEKVGWKIQKQEESVVQQFCEEIGVKRRVLKVWMHNNKHNLGKKDTISPPHSPTPLT